GAATGCGACAAGCAAAAGTAAAGATTATTGAAAGCATGCCACAACTCGGCGGTCAACTATCAGCCTTGTATCCCGAGAAGTATATTTATGATGTGGCAGGGTTCCCTAAAGTAAAGGCCCAAGATCTCGTTGATGGACTTGCTAAACAAGCGCAGCAATTCAACCCTAACATTGTGTTAAGCCAATCGGTAACGAATGTGGAAAAACAAGAAGATGAGACATTTAAGATTAAAACAGATAAAGAAGAACATTATTCAAAAGCCATTATTATAACAGCAGGCGTAGGCGCATTCCAACCTCGTCGCTTAGAAGTAGAAGGTGCGACTGAATATGAAGGCAAAAATCTTCATTACTTCATTAATGATTTAACAAGCTTCACAGGTAAGCGTGTATTGATTTGTGGAGGCGGAGATTCAGCTCTGGACTGGTCACTTATGCTCGAACCTTTAGCAAAAGAAGTGACGTTGATCCACCGTAGAGACAAATTTCGCGCTCATGAACATAGTGTAGAATTATTAAACAACTCCTCCGTCAAAGTCATGACTCCTTTTGGCATTAAAGAATTACATGGCGACGGAGAAGCGATCCATCAAGTCACTCTTCAAGAAGTCAAAGGCGAACGAGAAGAGACGTTAGATGTCGACGCCGTAATCGTAAACTTTGGTTTCGTCTCCTCACTTGGACCAATTAAGCAATGGGGTCTTGAGATTGAGAAAAATTCGATCGTCGTCAATTCAAAAATGGAAACCAATATTAAAGGCATCTATTCTGCCGGAGATGTTTGTACGTATGACGGCAAAGTAAAGTTGATTGCAACTGGATTTGGTGAAGCACCGACGGCTGTCAACAATGCTAAAGCCTATATTGATCCCAATGCAAAGGTCCACCCTGGTCATAGCACAAGCTTGTTTTAATCGACGCAAAAAATTATTAAAGTAAAGATGAAATTTTCAACATCCTAATAAGGTGAATAGCGGATTGTATTGCATTTGTGCGAAAACCAGATGAGAATGATAGAAAAGATCCTAACTGGAAGAAACTAAAAAAATACGCTCTGAGTATTTCACTCAGAGCGTATTTCTATTGCTAATTACAATGTTTTTACCTTACTCATTCGGTTTGTACTTAAAAACCAAACCCACTATCCTAAGCGGCTAAGGCTTTTCATTTAGCAATCTTCAGGTGTTCCAGCATTCGCTGCTGTTCTAAATGAAGATCCGCATCCACATGATGCAATCGCATTCGGGTTATCAATTGTGAACCCGCCACCCATCATGTTCTGCTTATAATCAATCACGACACCCTTGATAATCCCTACACTCTCACTATCAATTAAGATAGGGAGTCCGTTGATCTCAAGTAAGGTATCTTCTTCTGTCTTCTCGGTATCAAAACCCATTCCATAGGACAAGCCGCTACAGCCGCCGCCTTTAACTCCAACACGAAGCTTCAGACCTTCTTGATCTTCTGCTTTCATCATTTCTTTAATTTGGCTTACTGCCGCTTCCGTTAACGTAATCATTTAATCACCCCTATTAACGATTGCCTTCAGTATACCTTTTGTTCCCTTGAACCTCAAGAGACAAGTACTGACCCTTCTGTCAAAAGAAAGAAGCTGTCCTCTCGGTAGACTGATTATTTGAATCATGGAAAAACATCGCCACGTTATGCGCCCGGTCCAGTTCTTGACTATAATCTAAGACGAGAGGGTGAGACATGCCGTATTTTTTTGCTGCATTCATCATCTTCTCACGTAATTTTTCAATTTTTTCAAGACATGCTTCATACGTCATTAATGTGTTCATCGTCATTCACCCCTCAAGTTATGGTTATTCTTCAATAGATGTTCGTACATCCGCATCTGTATATTACTTACAGTTTAATCAAATTATGATTTGAAATCAACTACTAATCAACTAAATATAGACTATTTTCAATGTTTTTTACATTTTCGCTACTAGATATTCAATCTCCTTCTTTTTTTCCAAAAAGGTGCACTTTGTTTTCATTATCTTTATCTGATAGTATAATAGTGATTATCATAGTATCTATTTAAGAATCGTTATAGCATAAGACTGTATTTCTTTAGTTAGAGTTACGAAAAAAAATGCACTTTACGTCTATAGTTAGACGGAATGGAGGATAAGGGATATGACAACAATCCTTACTGATACAAAATTACAAGATATTGCAAGAAAAGTCCAAAATGGGGATCGCCTAACAATAGAAGACGGTCTTTATTTATATGACTCACCAGACCTTCTAGGAATTGCTCAACTAGCCAATCAAGTGAACTACCGTAAAAATGGAGACAATGTCTATTTCATTCAAAATATGTACATTAACCCGACCAATGTATGTGAAGCAAACTGTGGCTTCTGCGGCTTTAAGCGTAAGCCGGGTGAAGAAGGTGCTTACACGATGGATAGTGAAGCTCTTCTTAAATATGTAGAAGAGCGTTGGAATGATAACATCCGCGAATTTCATATCGTAGGTGGTCACAATCATGAGGTACCATTTGATTATTACCTCGATACCATTCGCACATTAAAAAAACATTATCCTCAAGTAACGGTAAAAGCCTACACGGGAGCAGAAATTGAATTTTTCGCCCGTATTTCTGGTTTAACAATGAAAGAGGTTCTTCAAGAATTGATTAAAGCTGGATTGGACACACTTCCTGGTGGCGGAGCGGAGATCTTAACCGAACGCTACCGTCTTAAGATGAGCCCAGATAAGGCTTCAACTGATCAATGGCTAGAAGCGCATGAAATCGCTCATAATCTTGGACTAAAAACGCATGCTACGATGTTGTATGGTTCAATCGAAACAAAAGAAGAACGATTGATTCACATGGATCGTCTCCGTCAGCTTCAAGATCGTACGAATGGGTTCATGGTGTTTATCCCACTCGCTATGCAGCCGCGTAGCATCAATGCAGGCTTAAAACGTCGAACCACTGCTTATGATGATATGAGAACACTTGCCATTAGTCGTTTAATGCTTGATAATTTCGATCACATTAAAGCCTACTGGATTAACATCGGTGTTCAACTAACACAAATGGCTTTAACATTCGGCTCAAGTGATATTCATGGTACATTGATTGAAGAACGCATTTCTCACTCTGTCGGTGCTCTAACATCACAAGGTATTACTCGCGATGAACTTATTCACTTAATCAAAAGTGCAAATAAGATCCCCGTTGAGCGTGACACATTCTATAACACGATTAAAACATACTAATCAAGCATACAAACAAGAGCCGCAACTTCTATACAAGAAGCTGCGGCTCTTTTCTTATCAATGAAAGATTTGCTTGATCGATCGCTTCAATACATCTGCTGAAGCATCGAATTGCTTTTGCTCTTTTTCTGTTAAGTTTAATTCAAGTACTTCACGGATCCCATTTGAATTGATAACCGCCGGCACACCAATACACACATCATCATGCCCATACTGCCCTTCAAGAAGTGCGGATACTGGTAAAATTGAATTTTCATTTTTCGTGATCGCTTTCGTAATACGTGCTAGCCCCATCGCGATCCCGTAATACGTCGATCCTTTTTTCTGGATAATATCATAGGCAGCATCACGAACGCCGACAAAGATTTTCTCTAACTCTTTATCCGAAGGTTTTCTAGCATCTCGGTAATCAGCTAATGGTTTTCCACCAATGGTCGCATGACTGTAGACAGGAAGAGAAGAATCTCCATGTTCCCCTAATATGTATGCATGAACATTTCGGGCATCGACTTCAAATCGATCAGCAAGGGCGTAACGAAATCTCGCTGTATCTAATACTGTACCAGACCCAATCACACGATGAGATGGTAGTCCAGAATACTTCCACGTCGCATAAGTTAGCACATCAACTGGATTTGTTGCGATTAAAAACATCCCTTTAAAACCAGATTTCATCACTGATTCTGTAATGTTTTTAAAGATTTTTGCATTTCTTTCAAGGAGGTCAAGCCGCGTCTCCCCAGGTCCTTGATTTGACCCTGCACAGTTAACGACTAAATCGGCATCCTTACAATCTTCGTATGTTCCCGCCCAAATATTCATCGGGGAAGAAAACGGAATGCCGTGAAGAAGGTCGATTGCATCACCTGCAGCTTTGTCATGGTTAAGATCAATAATGACAAGATCCCTGACAAAACCTTGGTTTAATAAAGAAAAGGCATAACTTGAGCCAACAGAACCTGCACCAATCAAGACGACTTTCATGCTTTTCAATTCACTAATCATCCATTACCCTCCTAGTCGAATATCCAAATCACTTCTACACCTATAAGTGTATGCAAATCTAGCGCTTAATTCCAGTTAAATTCCAAATAATTCATAAAAAAGAGCTGGAACAAAAGTGTCTTAACCATAAAAAATCCGAACAACTGATAGATCGTGCAAATAAACCGCTCCTGAAATATACTCCGCTTTCCGCGGGAAGCTGGTGAGCCTCCTCGTGCTCCGCACTGTGGGGTCTCACCGTTGCTTTACATCCCGCAGGAGGTCTACGTATATTTCATCCGCTAAATTTGTGCTCTATTCGGATTCTAAGTTAAACACTTTTTCTATGTCCCAGCCTCTTCTCGGCTTATTTTCGTTCAAATACCCCTTCACAAATGACTTCTGCAGCTCCTGTCATTAGTACATCGCCTGCTTCATTCCATTCTATTTCGAGGTCGCCTCCTAATAAATGAACAACAACCTTCTCTCCTTTTTTCGAGTGATCATTTAAGATGGCTGCTACAACAGCGGCACATGCGCCTGTTCCACAAGCTTGGGTAATACCAGAACCTCGTTCCCACACTCTAAAATGAAGCTCATTTTCACTAACCACTTCGACAAATTCGACGTTTATCCACTCAGGGAAACGTGGATCTTTCTCGATAAAAGGACCTAATCGATCAACTGGCGCTGTCGTAATATCCTTAACAAAGAAGACTCCGTGCGGGTTACCCATCGATACAGCGGTTAAAAATAGCTCTTCTTCATTGATTTGGAAAGACTCGTTTACAACTTCAATACTCGCGGGTCCAATCATAGGCAGACTTTGGCGCGATAGATGAGGTTGTCCCATGTTCACTGTGACGGTATGAACGCGTTCGTCTTCTGTGTGAACGGTTGCTTCTACCAGTCCGCCTAGTGTCTCAATTTGAAAGGTCTTTTCGTCCACGTACTTATGCTCGTATGCAAATTTCGCGACACAACGAAGACCATTTCCACAATTTTTTGCTTCTGAACCGTCATTATTAAACACACGCATTTTTACAGCAGCTTTTTCAGATGGACAGATTAAAATCATCCCGTCTGAACCAATCCCTTTATTCTTATCTGCGACCTCAATCGCAAGTGGGCCTAAATCTTCTTCTTTTAATGATTGTTGAAAGAGATCAACATAAATGTAACTATTACCAAGTCCATGCATTTTAGTGAATTTCATTTTCATCCTCACTTCCTTAAACGTTCATTGGCCCAAAAATAATCTTCGTCGGCTTCAAGTATCGTAATCTTATTGTTGCAACAAGGCATAATCAACGCCGTCTTTACTCCATCTTTCGCCCTGTTAAAATCTCTTTCCTTCATATGAGTAAGTACTTGCTCCTCGTCACAAAAAGGGCATGTACTAATATAAATGTCATCGTATTGTCTCTCATAAGGCAATGTGTTTTGAAATGGGATCACATCCACTCTCAATCCCCCCTCTTCTAAATTCTCGCAAGAAAAGGCTGTCTCATTGAAAGGTATTGAATCCTTAGGAGATATACATATCTTCTAGGTTTAGCCCTTTGAGAAAGCCTTTTGCTATTAAAACATTGGATTTTCTTCTAAGTAGGTGTAAATATTTTCAACGAGTTCTTCGTTTGTTTCACCAGCTATATATTCACCATTCACAAGGGCAAACGGAGTGACTGCACAACTTCCACAATTCCCTAGACAACCATACTCAATAATGTCTAGGTTTGGATCACGTTCAAGTTCTTCCATCGCCTTTTGCGAACCACTTGCAAGGTTACTTAAACAAAATTCAATAATCGGACGCATAGCTTTCACCTCAAATTTCTTGTCTTTAATCCTACTCGCCCTCTTGCAAGAAGTCAATAAAATCAGTGATTTCCTCGAGTACAATTCATCAAAAATAGACGCTTGCTCTACTCTTAAAAAATTCACAAATTTGTTGTTATTTTCTGTATAACTCGTTATAATCAAAACTGACCGTGGTCATTTTTAAGGAGCGACGACATGAGCGAGAAAGCAAAGAAAGAACAAACAAAAAAGAGGATTGAACACGCAGCTAGACAGCTTTTCGTTGAGAAAGGCTTCTCTCACACGACTGTTCAAGAAATTACGAAAGCTGCAAATGTCGCAAAAGGCACGTTCTTTAATTATTTTCCTACAAAAGAATCCATTATGCAATCGCTTGCATTTGAACGCATCGAAGCGGCTCTTCCTTATGTTGAGCAAGATCATTTAAAGAATCTTCCTCTGATCGTCCGAATCCGTTCTTATTTACAGTTCATTTTAAGTGATTACGATATTCATCCTAGATTGACGATCCAAATATGGAAACATGTGATTGAAGAAGACCAAGCACTCCTTCCTCATTGGGAAACCCTACTGATCGATGCCAAGCAAAGAGACGATATTCAATCATCCGTTGCACTTACGACTTGGAGTCACATTATTAATAGTCATGTATCTTACGGTTTACAAACATTTGCACATGAACCGACAAAGGCTCAGTTGCTTACAAAAGTCATGGCTTTGATCCATGCAAGCTTAGAAGCAATCACGGAACAAAGGAGACATTCACATATGAAAAAACTTGTCCTTTTAGGTGCTGGTTATGGGAATATGCGCATTTTACAGCGTTTACTACCTAATGACCTTCCAGAAGATGTTGAAATTACTTTAATTGACCGACTTCCTTATCATTGTTTAAAGACTGAATACTATGCTCTTGCTGCCGGAACAGTAGCTGATCACCATTTACGTGTCCAATTTCCAGAAGATTCTCGTCTAACGATTAAGTATGAAACCGTTTCAGACATTCATTTAAACGAACGCACAGTCGAACTTAGCAATGGTGAATTCGTTCCCTATGACTCATTAATTATTGGGCTAGGTTGCGAAGATAAGTACCACGGTGTTCCAGGAGCCAATGAACATACATATGGGGTTCAAACAATGGGCGCGACACGACGTACGTACGAAGCATTAAACAACGTCCGTCCAGAAGGTGTCGTTTCGATTGTTGGTGCAGGGCTTAGTGGCGTAGAACTCGCGAGTGAACTTCGTGAAAGCCGACCAGACCTTTCGATTAAATTATTTGACCGAGGCGAGATCATCTTATCCATGTTCCCTCTTCGCTTAAGTACGTATGTTCAAAATTGGTTTATCGACCATGGGGTAGAAGTAATCAACAAATCAAACATTACCAAAGTTGACGAAGATTCACTTTACAACCATGATGAACGCATCGAAAGTGATGCAATCATCTGGACAGCAGGTATTCAACCTGTCGAAGTCGTTCGTAATCTTGATGTTGAAAAAGATAAACAAGGGCGTGTTCTATTAACTCCGCAACATTTCTTACCATCAGATGAGAATATCTTTGTTGTCGGTGACTGTGCGAGCCTTCCCCATGCCCCAAGTGCTCAACTTGCGGAAGGCCAAGCCGAGCAGATTGTAACGATCCTTAAAAAACAATGGAACAACGAACCCCTTCCAGAAGAATTACCACGCATCAAACTAAAAGGCGTGCTCGGCTCCCTTGGTAAAAAACACGGCTTCGGCCTAATGGGTGAACGCACCCTCCTAGGCCGCGTCCCACGCGTACTAAAAAGCGGCGTACTATGGATGTACAAACACCACTCAGGGAATTAGAAAAGCGGAGGTTGCCCGCTTAGAGGCGTGATGCAAATGTTCTGGCAGATTAAAAGCGCTCTTGGCTTTTACATCTGGCAGGTTATTTGACCACGAGCCTCTGGCAACCGCAGCTAGACAAGAAAAGCGGAGGCGACTGTTCTGGGTAGCGGGAAAACTAGGGGGAGCGATAAGAAGTCGCTTTTTGACTTCGTTCGATTCACCGGTTTTCCCCGCAACCCAAGGAGCCGCAGCTAGACAAAGAAAGGTGGAAGGGCTCGTTTAGTGGCGTATGAAATGGAGGGAGCGACTGTTTTTCCATTTATTTGCTGCATTTGCGCGAAAACCTGCTTGTTTTGCGCGTAAATGACGCCATTTCGCTCGAAACCGTAAAGATTTCGCGCGGAAACGGGTACAATTCGCGCGAAACCTGCTTACGAGCCCTACCAAGAGCAGAATTCCAGCCCCGTCTCGATCAAGAAGCCGTTAGCTACGATGCTAACGGCTTCTTTTTATGATTTTATCGCTTCGATTTTCTCATAAATGGCTTTTAATCTCGGATTTCCTTCTGCTATGACTTCTCCATCTAACACAATCAACGGATAAAAATATTCATCATCGAGAATAGCTTGGATATACGCGTGATGATGATCTGGATTCACACCATGTATGTCTACATATTCAACACTAATTGCCTCTTGTGGATATTTTCTATTAAGCGCTGCTTCGAGCCATTCTTTCGTTTCGTAGGCTGTCGGTAAGTTAATACAGCTTGCGCACTTTTCCTCAGCCCCATATACAACGAGTGTAATCTCCTTCATTCTGACACCTCACCTCTTCTAACAAAAGCATATCGAACTAACCATTAGGAAAGCAATGGTTATTTTAAAGAGTATCCTCCATCGGCAATTAGATTATGACCGGTTACATAAGAGGCGTCTTTTGAAGCTAAAAAATAAACAATGCCTGCTATTTCTTCTGGGCTTGCACTACTTCCTCTTGGATGTTTTGAACTCGCTTTTAAAAAAGCTTCCTCTCCTCCGTATAACCAATGAGCCAACGGGGTATCCACAGGACCAGGAGAAATCGAGTTGATTCGGATCTTTTGCTTTGCATACCGAACTGCCATCGTTTTTGTTAAGGAGACAAGCGCTGCTTTTGAGGCACTGTATGCTGCTAAGGCTGGAGGGAAGTTCGTCACACCAGCTGCTGCGGCGATGTTAATAATCGAAGCGCCCGTTTTATAATTCATGCTCCGCAACCCATGTTTCATCATAAAAAAAGCTGCCTTTACATTCGTTTGAAAGACATCATCCCATTCCATCTCTTCAATTCGTTGAATATTCCCTACTCCAGGCCTCGCTATGCCCGCGTTATTAACTAGGCTATCAATACGTGAAAACGTCATGGCCAATTCTTTATAGAGAGCTTCCACTTCTTGTTCTGACGCGACATTCGCTTGAAAAAAATCGACGTTCCCTCTATAGCCTAACGAGTCAATTTCTTTTATTAACTGAGTGCCCTTCTGTTGATTTCTTCCGACGGCAATAACATGATCACCTTCTTTAGCAAATCGATGAACTGTTGACTTTCCGATACCTGACGTTGCACCGGTAATAATCACCGTCCTCATTACCCTCACCCCTTACCACACCTTATAACTGTACATTTATTATACATAATATATACAAATTTTGCACGGGTTTGATTTTCACAAAAAATAAGCCAATTCAACAAAAGAAATCGCCCACTTTTCAAACATCGTAGCAGATTCATGGATTTTTTTTGCGTTGGCTATTATAATATAAGTAGAAAGGGGTTGTTAATAATGACAACAAGTACTGAAATGTTAGAGCAAGTACAGGAAGTATTAGATAAGCTTCGTCCTTTCTTGCTTCGTGATGGCGGAGATGTTGAGCTTGTAGAGATCGAGGATGGTATCGTTAAGGTTCGTCTTCTAGGAGCATGTGGCTCTTGCCCAAGTTCAACCATTACGCTTAAAGCAGGAATTGAACGCGCATTACTTGAAGAAGTTCCTGGCGTAAAAGAAATAGAGCAAGTATTTTAATAGCACAAAATAGTATTTGCCCCGCAGATACTACCCATAACAAAACACCCGCGTTCATTGACGCGGGTGTTTTTCTTTATGTTCACATTAAGTATTGATCAAAGGAAGCCTCTGCTTCGTCATAGGAAGCAAAAATCGCATCATCATCTTCAATTGGATGATAATAGTCAAATAAAACAAGCGACATCTGTCCTGGGTTCATTGGATCGAATGCAATGGTTGCTTCTTGGATCGCAGAAACAGTCGGTGTGTGCGGATTACGATAAATCACATACACCTGCTGACCTTCTTGTAGCTCATTCACATCAAGCATTGTCGGACACTCCTTTTTTCCTTAATGATACTGGTTTGCCCGACTTTTTCTGTTCTATTCACTAAACGATCTACGCTTCTTTTAAAAAGCTAGGTTCACGTACTTGTATTCCATGCTTAGCAGGCGGAAGAACACTGACTTCAAATTCAGGGAAAAATCGCTGTAATACATTTTGGACACTGGGACCTTCATGAAGTGGAGCTAAACAGAAAACAGTCGGCCCAGCACCACTTAACGCTGCCCCGTAGGCTTTTGTTTCAGTCTTGACGACACGAATGACCTCATCTAAATGTGGCACGAGTTCTTGACGATATGGATGATGAAACACATCAGCACTCATCATCTCACCAGCAGCTTGATAATTTCGTTGCAAAAGCGCTGAAACTAGAACATTTGCCACACTACTTCCTCTCACAGCCTCTTTAAAAGGGAGCGATTCAGGTAAAACCCCTCTTGCTTTTTTCGTTAGCAATTCATGTTTTGGTACAACGATAACGAGGTCTACTTCGGGAACGCCCCCATATAACACATGGGTGGACTCCTCTGTGTGCGTTCCTACAACTAACCCGCCGTAAATAGAAGCAGCGACATTATCAGGATGACCTTCCCATAGACTCGCTAACCGAACTTTTTCTTCAACAGATAAACGATTTCCCATTTGTTGATTAGCTAATTCGATTCCGGCTACAATTGCAGCTGCACTACTTCCTAACCCTCGTGTTAGTGGAATATCACTCGTCATCTCCACTTCACATGGAGCAAGTGTCTCCTCATACGTATCGGCGACATGACGAGCTACTTTATAAATTAAGTTTTGCTCGTCTGTTGGCACATCGGCTAAGTCAGGTGACGATGATGTGAATAACCATTTCTCCGCAGGCTTCACAATGAGTGTCAAATAGCGATCGACAGCAAGACCTACAGAATCGAAGCCCGGTCCAAGATTTGCTGTACTCCCTGGCACCGTGATCATTACAGGCTCTTGATTCACGATGTAACGCCTCCCTTAATATGGGTTAAGAATACATCTTTGTCATTAGGAAGAACGACGGGTTTTACAGCGACCGTATCCATGGCTGTTGCAGGATCCTTTAAGCCATTGCCAGTGAGAACACAGACAATCTTCGCTCCCTTCTTCAATTGTCCTGATGCTAATTGTTTTTTCACTCCTGCAAGAGAGGCACAAGAAGCAGGCTCTGCAAAAACACCTTCACGTTGAGCGAGCAACTGATATGCTTCTAGGATTTCATCATCAGTCACATAGTCAATCGCTCCGTTTGAATCATTCGCTGCGGTTACTGCTTGAGACCAGCTTGCTGGGTTGCCGATACGAATCGCAGTAGCTACCGTTTCCGGTTCTTCAATGACTTCATTCCGGACAATTGCAGCTGCCCCTTCCGCCTCAAATCCACGCATCTCAGGAAGTCCTGTTCCTTTTTTCTCGTTGTATTCAACAAACCCTTTCCAATACGCTGTAATATTGCCCGCATTGCCAACAGGAATCGCTAACACATCTGGAGCTTGACCAAGTGCGTCACATACTTCAAATGCAGCTGTTTTTTGGCCCTCAATTCGATAGGGATTGACTGAGTTTACTAATGTGACAGGCTCCGTTTCACTAATTGTGCGCACAATTTCTAATGCATGATCGAAATTCCCTTTGATCTCAATGACCTCAGCTCCGTACATAACGGCTTGAGCTAGCTTACCAAGGGCGATTTTCCCCTCTGGAATAACGACAATACACCTCATGCCAGCACGAGCACCATACGCAGCGGCAGCCGCTGATGTATTACCAGTCGATGCGCATATAATCGTATCGCTCCCAGCCTCTTTCGCTTTAGCGACCGCCATCACCATGCCTCGATCTTTAAAAGAACCTGTGGGGTTAGCCCCTTCTACTTTCACATAAAGTTCAACGCCCCATTCTTTTGATAGGCTTTCGAGTGGAATCAATGGCGTATTTCCTTCTCGTAGTGATAATAAAGGTGTTTGATCATTTACCGGCAAGAATTCTTTGTACTCTTCCAGTAACCCTCTCCATTGACTCATTTTATTGTCCTCCTTCAACTCGGTAGCTGCTTTCTACATTCTCTACTACATCAAGAGCTTCAAGTCGCTTATATAGTTGTTCATAGTTTTCTTTACTTGTATGATGAGTGATCACAATGACTTCAGCCGCCTCTACGCCCTCAATTGGCAATTGTAAAAGCTTTTCAAAACTCACTTCATGTTCGGCAAACAGTGATGTGATCGCTTGGAATGTCC
Above is a genomic segment from Bacillus sp. FJAT-45037 containing:
- a CDS encoding SDR family NAD(P)-dependent oxidoreductase; protein product: MRTVIITGATSGIGKSTVHRFAKEGDHVIAVGRNQQKGTQLIKEIDSLGYRGNVDFFQANVASEQEVEALYKELAMTFSRIDSLVNNAGIARPGVGNIQRIEEMEWDDVFQTNVKAAFFMMKHGLRSMNYKTGASIINIAAAAGVTNFPPALAAYSASKAALVSLTKTMAVRYAKQKIRINSISPGPVDTPLAHWLYGGEEAFLKASSKHPRGSSASPEEIAGIVYFLASKDASYVTGHNLIADGGYSLK
- a CDS encoding NifU family protein, translating into MDFFCVGYYNISRKGLLIMTTSTEMLEQVQEVLDKLRPFLLRDGGDVELVEIEDGIVKVRLLGACGSCPSSTITLKAGIERALLEEVPGVKEIEQVF
- the dapF gene encoding diaminopimelate epimerase: MKFTKMHGLGNSYIYVDLFQQSLKEEDLGPLAIEVADKNKGIGSDGMILICPSEKAAVKMRVFNNDGSEAKNCGNGLRCVAKFAYEHKYVDEKTFQIETLGGLVEATVHTEDERVHTVTVNMGQPHLSRQSLPMIGPASIEVVNESFQINEEELFLTAVSMGNPHGVFFVKDITTAPVDRLGPFIEKDPRFPEWINVEFVEVVSENELHFRVWERGSGITQACGTGACAAVVAAILNDHSKKGEKVVVHLLGGDLEIEWNEAGDVLMTGAAEVICEGVFERK
- the mqnE gene encoding aminofutalosine synthase MqnE, whose amino-acid sequence is MTTILTDTKLQDIARKVQNGDRLTIEDGLYLYDSPDLLGIAQLANQVNYRKNGDNVYFIQNMYINPTNVCEANCGFCGFKRKPGEEGAYTMDSEALLKYVEERWNDNIREFHIVGGHNHEVPFDYYLDTIRTLKKHYPQVTVKAYTGAEIEFFARISGLTMKEVLQELIKAGLDTLPGGGAEILTERYRLKMSPDKASTDQWLEAHEIAHNLGLKTHATMLYGSIETKEERLIHMDRLRQLQDRTNGFMVFIPLAMQPRSINAGLKRRTTAYDDMRTLAISRLMLDNFDHIKAYWINIGVQLTQMALTFGSSDIHGTLIEERISHSVGALTSQGITRDELIHLIKSANKIPVERDTFYNTIKTY
- the thrB gene encoding homoserine kinase, whose amino-acid sequence is MNQEPVMITVPGSTANLGPGFDSVGLAVDRYLTLIVKPAEKWLFTSSSPDLADVPTDEQNLIYKVARHVADTYEETLAPCEVEMTSDIPLTRGLGSSAAAIVAGIELANQQMGNRLSVEEKVRLASLWEGHPDNVAASIYGGLVVGTHTEESTHVLYGGVPEVDLVIVVPKHELLTKKARGVLPESLPFKEAVRGSSVANVLVSALLQRNYQAAGEMMSADVFHHPYRQELVPHLDEVIRVVKTETKAYGAALSGAGPTVFCLAPLHEGPSVQNVLQRFFPEFEVSVLPPAKHGIQVREPSFLKEA
- a CDS encoding aspartyl-phosphate phosphatase Spo0E family protein, whose product is MNTLMTYEACLEKIEKLREKMMNAAKKYGMSHPLVLDYSQELDRAHNVAMFFHDSNNQSTERTASFF
- a CDS encoding YuzB family protein, with the translated sequence MRPIIEFCLSNLASGSQKAMEELERDPNLDIIEYGCLGNCGSCAVTPFALVNGEYIAGETNEELVENIYTYLEENPMF
- a CDS encoding NAD(P)/FAD-dependent oxidoreductase; this encodes MKKLVLLGAGYGNMRILQRLLPNDLPEDVEITLIDRLPYHCLKTEYYALAAGTVADHHLRVQFPEDSRLTIKYETVSDIHLNERTVELSNGEFVPYDSLIIGLGCEDKYHGVPGANEHTYGVQTMGATRRTYEALNNVRPEGVVSIVGAGLSGVELASELRESRPDLSIKLFDRGEIILSMFPLRLSTYVQNWFIDHGVEVINKSNITKVDEDSLYNHDERIESDAIIWTAGIQPVEVVRNLDVEKDKQGRVLLTPQHFLPSDENIFVVGDCASLPHAPSAQLAEGQAEQIVTILKKQWNNEPLPEELPRIKLKGVLGSLGKKHGFGLMGERTLLGRVPRVLKSGVLWMYKHHSGN
- a CDS encoding YuzD family protein; the encoded protein is MKEITLVVYGAEEKCASCINLPTAYETKEWLEAALNRKYPQEAISVEYVDIHGVNPDHHHAYIQAILDDEYFYPLIVLDGEVIAEGNPRLKAIYEKIEAIKS
- a CDS encoding L-lactate dehydrogenase; this encodes MISELKSMKVVLIGAGSVGSSYAFSLLNQGFVRDLVIIDLNHDKAAGDAIDLLHGIPFSSPMNIWAGTYEDCKDADLVVNCAGSNQGPGETRLDLLERNAKIFKNITESVMKSGFKGMFLIATNPVDVLTYATWKYSGLPSHRVIGSGTVLDTARFRYALADRFEVDARNVHAYILGEHGDSSLPVYSHATIGGKPLADYRDARKPSDKELEKIFVGVRDAAYDIIQKKGSTYYGIAMGLARITKAITKNENSILPVSALLEGQYGHDDVCIGVPAVINSNGIREVLELNLTEKEQKQFDASADVLKRSIKQIFH
- a CDS encoding NAD(P)/FAD-dependent oxidoreductase; amino-acid sequence: MINNEKTMYDITIIGGGPTGLFAAFYAGMRQAKVKIIESMPQLGGQLSALYPEKYIYDVAGFPKVKAQDLVDGLAKQAQQFNPNIVLSQSVTNVEKQEDETFKIKTDKEEHYSKAIIITAGVGAFQPRRLEVEGATEYEGKNLHYFINDLTSFTGKRVLICGGGDSALDWSLMLEPLAKEVTLIHRRDKFRAHEHSVELLNNSSVKVMTPFGIKELHGDGEAIHQVTLQEVKGEREETLDVDAVIVNFGFVSSLGPIKQWGLEIEKNSIVVNSKMETNIKGIYSAGDVCTYDGKVKLIATGFGEAPTAVNNAKAYIDPNAKVHPGHSTSLF
- a CDS encoding transcriptional regulator SplA domain-containing protein; translation: MLDVNELQEGQQVYVIYRNPHTPTVSAIQEATIAFDPMNPGQMSLVLFDYYHPIEDDDAIFASYDEAEASFDQYLM
- a CDS encoding HesB/IscA family protein produces the protein MITLTEAAVSQIKEMMKAEDQEGLKLRVGVKGGGCSGLSYGMGFDTEKTEEDTLLEINGLPILIDSESVGIIKGVVIDYKQNMMGGGFTIDNPNAIASCGCGSSFRTAANAGTPEDC